A part of Oncorhynchus kisutch isolate 150728-3 linkage group LG2, Okis_V2, whole genome shotgun sequence genomic DNA contains:
- the LOC109868113 gene encoding ELL-associated factor 2-like, with protein MNGITYSNFDNIEHVLKLGETFEKQPKGAYHTVRYDFKPASIDIACVGELEVGKGEQVTITLPNLEGSTAPVTVFKGSKRPYMKECILIVNHDTGEYRLEKLNSNIAVKKTRAEGSSKIQSRIEQQTSRLSQQMKTSGNGSSSKTPAGSKSSPPKENMSPASPMDDIERELMAEARVMDQMSSGDSSSDSHSSSSSSSGDSSSGSDSEDESRHPPPPRPPGGPPTGPPPHQGMPVLTTVTTTTSPPSPTRSGGHLLSTLKNDLQLSESGSESDDD; from the exons ATGAATGGAATAACATACTCAAACTTTGATAATATCGAACATGTTTTGAAATTAGGCGAAACATTTGAGAAACAACCAAAAGGCGCATACCACACGGTGAGAT ATGACTTTAAACCAGCCTCCATTGACATCGCCTGTGTGGGGGAGCTGGAGGTGGGAAAGGGAGAACAAGTTACTATCACACTGCCCAATCTGGAG GGATCCACTGCCCCTGTAACAGTCTTCAAAGGATCCAAGAGGCCTTATATGAAGGAATGTATTCTCATCGTAAACCACGATACTGGAGAGTACCGTCTGGAGAAACTCAACAGCAACATTGCTGTTAAGAAGACCAG GGCTGAAGGCAGCAGTAAGATCCAGTCTCGTATAGAGCAGCAGACCAGTCGTCTGAGCCAGCAGATGaagactagtggtaatggtagcagCAGCAAGACCCCAGCAGGCTCCAAGAGCTCTCCTCCCAAAGAGAATATGTCCCCTGCCTCCCCCATGGATGACATTGAGAGAG AGCTAATGGCAGAGGCGCGGGTCATGGACCAGATGAGTAGTGGGGACTCGTCCTCAGACTCCCACAGCTCCTCATCCTCCAGTAGTGGGGACAGTTCCAGCGGTAGTGACTCTGAGGATGAGTCCCGGCACCCCCCTCCCCCTAGACCCCCTGGGGGTCCCCCCACAGGGCCACCACCCCACCAGGGCATGCCTGTCCTCAccactgtcaccaccaccacctccccacCATCACCAACTCGCAGTGGAGGACACCTATTGAGCACACTAA